A section of the Roseovarius sp. W115 genome encodes:
- a CDS encoding acyl-CoA thioesterase, translating into MYPVFRMVWQIFKVRNAAPLKLGEAHISHHICLPWDIDIWMELNNGRTLTLYDLGRIPFAIRSGLVKVMRRESWGLTMAGASVRYRQRIRMFEVVEMRSRAVFWDARFMYVEQSMWKKNGECANHIVYRAAVTSDAGIVAPVKVAEAMGVDPQPPLAPEWVAAWIAADQVRPWPPMQEDLATPS; encoded by the coding sequence ATGTATCCTGTCTTCAGAATGGTGTGGCAAATATTCAAGGTGCGCAATGCTGCTCCGCTCAAACTCGGAGAGGCGCATATCTCGCACCACATCTGTCTTCCCTGGGACATCGACATCTGGATGGAGCTCAACAACGGACGGACACTGACGCTTTATGATTTAGGGCGCATCCCATTCGCAATCCGATCTGGGCTTGTAAAGGTAATGCGCAGAGAAAGCTGGGGTTTGACCATGGCTGGTGCAAGCGTGCGCTACCGTCAACGCATAAGGATGTTTGAGGTGGTTGAAATGCGCTCTCGTGCTGTCTTTTGGGACGCGCGTTTCATGTACGTCGAACAGTCGATGTGGAAGAAGAACGGTGAATGCGCAAACCACATTGTCTACCGTGCTGCGGTAACAAGCGATGCCGGTATCGTCGCGCCCGTGAAAGTCGCGGAAGCAATGGGCGTTGATCCTCAGCCGCCGCTGGCTCCTGAATGGGTCGCAGCCTGGATTGCAGCGGATCAGGTGCGTCCATGGCCACCCATGCAAGAAGACCTTGCCACTCCAAGCTGA
- the recQ gene encoding DNA helicase RecQ translates to MQCAATLLQDIFGFDAFRPGQGEIVETVAAGNNTLAIMPTGGGKSLCYQLPALMRDGVTVVISPLIALMRDQVRALRAVGVNAGALTSGNTEEETQAVWDALESGQLKLLYIAPERLAAGSALGMLRRIGVSLIAVDEAHCVSQWGHDFRPDYLRIGDLRRALDVPLAAFTATADAETRDEIIEKLFDGEPPEIFLKGFDRPNIRLAFTAKSSPRQQILEFAAAREGQSGIVYCGTRAKTQTLAQALRDAGHSTCAYHGGMEAELRREVEARFAQEDGLIVVATVAFGMGVDKPDIRWVAHADLPKSIEAYYQEIGRAGRDGAPADTLTLFGADDIRLRRSQIDEGLAPPERRSADHARLNALLGLAEAQGCRRCTLLSYFGENAEPCGNCDTCQTPPEVFDGTQDVRKALSAMLRTDEYFGAGHLIDILCGTLTDKVRARGHDQLPTFGVGKETDKRTWQGVFRQMMGHDLVRPDPSRHGALRMTDKAVPILKDKEKITLRRDTLVTKSRRPVAKALVSDEDAPLLSALKAKRREFAEAAKVPAYIVFTDRTLIEMAETRPATLDGMAKVSGVGAKKLEQYGAAFLEVINGEAEDMHPRRRKMAGRETGVLYDRLLEVQADLSRGEDGMEKPLSCSASLLARVVSTRPRTLTDLERLLGDKRAQRFGPAFLDVLQIAD, encoded by the coding sequence ATGCAGTGCGCTGCCACGCTGTTGCAAGATATCTTTGGATTCGACGCGTTTCGCCCCGGACAGGGTGAAATTGTAGAGACAGTTGCCGCTGGCAATAACACCCTTGCGATCATGCCAACCGGTGGCGGGAAATCTCTTTGCTACCAGCTGCCCGCCTTGATGCGCGATGGTGTTACGGTAGTGATCTCACCGCTCATCGCCTTGATGCGCGATCAGGTGCGTGCGCTTCGTGCCGTGGGTGTGAATGCCGGGGCGCTGACCTCTGGTAATACCGAGGAAGAAACGCAGGCCGTATGGGACGCGCTCGAGAGCGGGCAGCTCAAGCTGCTCTACATCGCACCGGAACGTCTTGCTGCTGGGTCGGCTCTTGGAATGCTCCGCCGGATTGGTGTTTCGCTGATTGCTGTGGATGAAGCGCATTGTGTGAGCCAATGGGGCCATGACTTTCGGCCCGACTACCTACGCATTGGCGATCTGCGCAGAGCGTTGGATGTGCCCCTGGCGGCGTTCACAGCTACAGCAGATGCGGAAACCCGTGACGAAATCATCGAAAAACTCTTTGACGGCGAGCCACCCGAGATCTTTCTGAAGGGATTTGACCGACCGAATATCCGGCTTGCATTTACAGCTAAGTCCTCTCCACGCCAGCAGATCCTGGAATTTGCCGCAGCGCGAGAAGGACAAAGTGGCATTGTCTATTGTGGCACGAGAGCCAAGACCCAGACATTGGCGCAAGCGCTGCGCGACGCAGGGCATAGCACCTGTGCTTATCACGGCGGGATGGAGGCCGAATTGCGCCGCGAGGTTGAAGCCCGGTTTGCGCAAGAAGACGGGTTGATTGTCGTCGCCACGGTGGCCTTTGGTATGGGCGTGGACAAGCCCGACATCCGCTGGGTGGCGCATGCTGATCTTCCGAAATCAATCGAAGCCTACTATCAAGAAATCGGCCGTGCCGGGCGCGATGGTGCGCCAGCAGACACACTAACCTTGTTCGGGGCGGATGATATCCGCCTGCGCCGCAGTCAGATTGACGAAGGTTTGGCACCTCCGGAGCGGCGCTCCGCAGATCACGCACGGCTCAATGCCTTACTGGGCTTGGCCGAAGCACAAGGGTGCCGGCGTTGTACCTTGCTGAGCTACTTTGGCGAAAACGCCGAGCCATGTGGCAACTGCGATACTTGCCAGACGCCCCCAGAAGTTTTCGATGGTACCCAAGACGTGCGCAAAGCGCTTTCGGCCATGCTACGAACTGACGAGTATTTCGGCGCGGGCCATCTCATAGATATCCTATGCGGCACTCTGACAGACAAAGTGCGTGCCAGAGGGCATGATCAACTTCCAACTTTTGGCGTGGGTAAGGAAACGGACAAGCGCACGTGGCAAGGAGTTTTCCGCCAAATGATGGGTCATGATCTGGTACGTCCCGATCCGTCTCGACACGGCGCATTACGCATGACCGACAAAGCTGTACCTATTTTGAAAGACAAGGAAAAAATCACACTTCGACGCGACACGCTTGTGACAAAGTCACGCCGGCCAGTGGCCAAAGCGCTGGTTTCAGACGAAGACGCACCACTTTTGTCTGCTCTGAAAGCCAAACGACGCGAATTTGCTGAAGCCGCCAAAGTCCCGGCCTACATCGTCTTCACAGACCGCACTCTGATCGAAATGGCTGAAACCCGGCCTGCAACTCTGGACGGCATGGCTAAGGTCAGTGGCGTCGGAGCCAAAAAGCTGGAGCAATATGGCGCCGCATTTTTGGAGGTGATCAATGGCGAAGCCGAAGACATGCACCCAAGACGCCGTAAAATGGCGGGGCGGGAAACCGGCGTTTTGTACGACCGCCTGCTCGAAGTACAGGCTGACCTATCCCGCGGTGAAGACGGTATGGAGAAACCCTTAAGCTGTTCAGCATCTCTTTTGGCGCGCGTTGTTTCAACACGGCCCAGGACGCTTACCGACCTTGAACGGCTCCTGGGGGACAAAAGAGCGCAAAGATTTGGCCCTGCATTTCTGGACGTTCTGCAGATAGCGGACTAA
- the mepA gene encoding penicillin-insensitive murein endopeptidase, which produces MQGVEARQLFGAKPDASQQSTAPFGGYAKGCLAGGVQLAETGPTWQAMRLSRNRNWGHPQAIDFVQKLSRFAATQPGWEGLYIGDISQPRGGPMLTGHRSHQLGLDIDIWMLPPKRLNLSRAERESLSSISLRRANGAFTNDNYSRQHHEIMKAAAKDPRVARIFVFPGAKVRMCKEEKGDRAWLRKIRPWYGHHYHFHVRLKCPKGASGCVDQAAPPAGDGCADAEQWAKNILNPPPPDPNAPPPKPRRELRMQDLPRQCVAVLQSQ; this is translated from the coding sequence ATGCAGGGTGTTGAGGCGCGCCAGTTGTTTGGAGCGAAGCCCGACGCATCACAACAAAGCACAGCGCCGTTTGGCGGATATGCCAAGGGCTGTCTTGCTGGCGGCGTTCAACTTGCCGAGACCGGGCCAACCTGGCAGGCAATGCGTCTCAGCCGGAATCGAAATTGGGGGCACCCTCAGGCGATTGATTTTGTCCAAAAACTGTCGCGCTTTGCGGCAACTCAACCGGGTTGGGAAGGTCTTTACATAGGCGATATCAGCCAGCCACGTGGTGGGCCGATGCTTACCGGCCACAGAAGCCACCAGTTGGGCCTCGACATCGATATCTGGATGTTGCCACCCAAACGATTGAACCTGAGCCGTGCAGAGCGCGAGAGCCTCTCATCTATTTCTCTCAGACGGGCCAATGGGGCCTTTACCAACGACAACTACTCCCGCCAGCATCATGAGATCATGAAGGCCGCAGCTAAGGACCCGAGGGTGGCACGAATTTTTGTGTTCCCGGGTGCTAAGGTGCGGATGTGCAAGGAAGAAAAAGGTGACAGGGCGTGGTTGCGGAAGATACGACCATGGTATGGGCATCACTATCATTTCCATGTGCGGCTGAAATGCCCTAAGGGCGCGTCGGGCTGTGTGGATCAGGCAGCACCGCCTGCCGGGGATGGCTGCGCGGATGCCGAACAGTGGGCCAAGAACATCCTGAACCCGCCGCCGCCCGATCCCAATGCGCCGCCACCGAAACCGCGTCGTGAGCTTCGGATGCAAGATTTGCCACGACAATGCGTTGCGGTATTGCAATCACAGTGA
- a CDS encoding MFS transporter gives MAQVSARKRIWGWFFFDWASQPYNTLLITFIFAPFVKELIDDGARAQSVWGFTVGAAGLTIALAAPILGAIADTYGNRLKWIWFFSVFYVLGASGIWMANPEDLTLWLVLLCFAIGLIGMEFATIFTNSILPDLGTRKEIGRISGKGWAFGYLGGLVGLLIMLAFFAENAETGQTMLGRDPAFRLDPDRREGTRFVGPLTAIWYVVFMIPFFLWVKDPKVDAPKSGALKDAMRGLRSTIRSLPQTPSLFAYLASSMLYRDALNGMYFFGGIYAAGVLGWTVVDTGVFGILAIVSGALFAWLGGFADDYFGPKPVIRLCILVLCAVAISIVFVSRDSVFGIAVDPTSRLPDLAFYIVGAVIGAAGGVIQSASRTMMVRQARPDRMTEAFGLYALAGKATSFLAPLSVGVVTGLSGSQQIGVTPLIVLFLLGLLLLRWVHPEGENA, from the coding sequence ATGGCTCAGGTTTCGGCACGCAAGCGCATTTGGGGTTGGTTCTTTTTTGACTGGGCCAGCCAGCCTTACAATACACTGTTGATTACCTTCATCTTTGCGCCGTTCGTCAAGGAACTCATTGACGATGGTGCGCGCGCGCAATCGGTCTGGGGCTTCACAGTTGGGGCCGCGGGGCTGACCATAGCGCTGGCCGCTCCGATTCTAGGGGCAATTGCCGATACCTATGGCAACAGGCTCAAATGGATTTGGTTTTTCTCTGTTTTTTATGTGCTTGGAGCGTCCGGCATCTGGATGGCTAACCCAGAGGATCTGACACTTTGGCTGGTGTTGTTGTGTTTTGCCATCGGTTTGATTGGTATGGAGTTTGCCACGATCTTCACCAACTCCATCTTGCCCGATCTTGGAACGCGAAAAGAAATCGGTCGGATTTCTGGGAAGGGGTGGGCTTTTGGCTATCTCGGCGGGTTGGTTGGTCTTTTGATTATGTTGGCCTTCTTCGCGGAAAACGCAGAAACCGGACAAACCATGCTGGGACGAGATCCCGCTTTTCGCCTTGACCCGGATCGGCGAGAAGGCACGCGGTTTGTCGGGCCGCTTACAGCGATCTGGTATGTGGTCTTTATGATCCCGTTTTTCCTCTGGGTCAAAGATCCGAAGGTTGATGCGCCAAAGAGCGGCGCTTTGAAAGATGCGATGCGGGGACTTCGGAGCACAATCCGCAGTTTGCCGCAAACACCATCGCTTTTTGCCTATTTGGCTTCATCTATGCTGTATCGAGATGCGCTGAATGGAATGTACTTCTTTGGCGGAATTTATGCAGCTGGGGTTTTGGGCTGGACCGTCGTGGATACTGGTGTGTTCGGTATCCTTGCAATTGTGTCAGGCGCTCTGTTTGCTTGGCTTGGCGGCTTTGCAGATGACTATTTTGGCCCCAAACCGGTGATCCGGCTTTGCATTCTTGTGCTATGTGCTGTTGCAATTTCGATTGTCTTCGTGTCCCGCGACAGCGTCTTCGGAATCGCGGTTGATCCGACTTCCCGACTTCCCGATTTGGCATTTTACATCGTTGGAGCCGTGATCGGCGCGGCAGGTGGCGTGATCCAATCGGCCAGCCGGACCATGATGGTCCGTCAGGCACGGCCAGACCGCATGACAGAGGCTTTTGGTCTTTATGCTCTGGCGGGTAAAGCCACCAGCTTTCTTGCGCCGCTTTCGGTCGGTGTCGTCACCGGGTTGAGCGGAAGTCAGCAAATCGGTGTGACGCCTCTGATTGTTCTTTTCCTGCTGGGTTTGCTGCTGCTACGCTGGGTGCATCCAGAAGGGGAAAATGCATGA
- a CDS encoding YggT family protein encodes MQAIAGPIGLILDVAFFIMIIHIIMSWLISFQVLNLHQQFVAQIWYGLNRLLEPIYTPIRRFLPNTHPLDLAPLVAFIILLSLRDFILPELLCGGNRLTYCG; translated from the coding sequence ATGCAGGCAATCGCGGGGCCTATCGGCCTGATCCTTGATGTCGCGTTTTTCATTATGATCATCCATATCATCATGAGCTGGCTGATCAGTTTTCAGGTTCTCAACCTGCACCAACAGTTCGTGGCGCAAATCTGGTACGGGCTAAATCGTCTGTTAGAGCCGATTTACACGCCAATTCGCCGTTTTCTGCCCAACACCCATCCGCTGGACCTCGCTCCGCTTGTGGCATTTATCATTTTGCTGTCTCTGCGTGACTTCATTCTTCCAGAGCTTCTGTGCGGTGGGAACCGATTGACATATTGTGGCTGA
- a CDS encoding polysaccharide deacetylase family protein, translating to MPGKLCLTFDDLFVNNWCAARPVFDAYEARVTFCISHLHTATPEQIKGLHLLQRDGHEIAYHTRTHPRLDQYLKRHGLEHWLEHEVDRGVAEHRALGFPARSFACPFHASTSETRKALAERFEVIRTDGPRSIDPDNPGARIYQELPANKCLANLSFADMQHKAFPGWKRQMEFLDLIAETGGTAVFVGHDIRARKTGPGFYSAQKQVARLLEGAVARGISVVSLQDA from the coding sequence ATGCCGGGAAAACTGTGCCTAACCTTTGATGATCTTTTCGTGAACAACTGGTGCGCCGCGCGACCGGTGTTCGACGCCTATGAAGCGCGGGTCACTTTCTGCATCAGCCACCTCCACACCGCCACGCCTGAACAGATTAAGGGGCTGCATCTTTTGCAGCGTGATGGGCATGAGATCGCGTATCACACCCGAACTCACCCTCGGCTTGACCAGTACCTGAAGCGACATGGCCTGGAGCACTGGCTTGAACACGAAGTGGACCGCGGTGTCGCAGAGCATCGTGCCCTGGGTTTTCCCGCGCGCAGCTTCGCCTGCCCGTTTCACGCCTCAACATCCGAAACACGCAAAGCCCTGGCCGAGCGGTTCGAAGTCATCCGCACAGATGGTCCGCGCAGCATCGACCCCGACAATCCCGGCGCTCGTATCTATCAAGAATTACCAGCCAACAAATGCCTCGCCAACCTCAGCTTCGCCGACATGCAGCACAAAGCCTTCCCGGGCTGGAAGCGCCAAATGGAGTTCCTCGACCTCATCGCGGAAACCGGCGGCACAGCGGTGTTCGTCGGGCACGACATCAGAGCGCGAAAAACGGGGCCAGGGTTTTACAGCGCGCAAAAGCAGGTGGCGCGGTTGCTGGAGGGGGCGGTGGCGAGAGGGATCTCAGTTGTATCACTTCAGGATGCCTAG
- the arfB gene encoding alternative ribosome rescue aminoacyl-tRNA hydrolase ArfB, which translates to MLKINEQITIEDWELTEQFVRASGPGGQNVNKVATAVELRFEAERSPNLSDPIKRRLRRLAGRRWTKEGALVIQVSEERSQARNREIARERLSALIRKACEKPKRRIPTKVSANQKRKRVEAKKKRAEVKALRGRIDDS; encoded by the coding sequence ATGTTGAAGATCAACGAGCAGATCACGATTGAGGATTGGGAACTAACCGAGCAATTCGTGCGCGCGTCAGGGCCCGGCGGTCAGAATGTGAACAAGGTGGCCACGGCGGTAGAGCTTCGGTTTGAGGCGGAGCGGTCGCCGAACCTGTCCGACCCGATAAAGCGAAGACTGAGGCGACTAGCCGGAAGACGCTGGACCAAGGAGGGCGCTCTGGTGATCCAGGTGTCCGAGGAGAGATCGCAGGCTCGCAATCGCGAGATTGCCCGCGAAAGGCTCAGCGCACTCATTCGCAAAGCCTGCGAAAAACCCAAACGCCGCATCCCGACCAAAGTTTCGGCCAATCAAAAACGCAAGCGTGTAGAGGCCAAGAAAAAGCGCGCCGAGGTAAAAGCGCTCCGAGGTCGGATTGACGACTCATGA